A region of the Trueperaceae bacterium genome:
AACGAGCACCCCTACGCCACGAAGAGCGAGGCCGACGTGCGCGTCGAGCGCGACGGGGACGTGGTTCACGTCTACATGACCTCGATCCGCTCGCACTTCGCTCCCGACGTGATCGAGGGCATCGAGGTGGGCGACACCGTCTACTGGCACGTCACGAACCTCGAGCAGGACTGGGACGTCCCGCACGGCTTCGCGGTGCAGGGCATGGAGTCCGCGAACGTCCTGATCATGCCGGGGCGGACGCTGACCGTGAGGTGGGAGCCCGACGCCCCCGGCGTCTACCCCTTCTACTGCACCGACTTCTGCTCGGCCCTCCACCAGGAGATGCAGGGGTACGTCCGGGTCTCCCCGGCCGGCTCCGACGTCGCCCTGAGCTGGAGCGTGGGGCGCTAGCCGCGTGCGCGGTCGGCCCGGCCGCAGCGGTCGGGCCGACCGACCTCGCCGAGGAGGGAGACCGATGAGACCCCGGGAAGGACGTCTGAGCCGGCTGGCGCGAGGCCTCGTGGCCGTGGCCGCGCTGCTCCCCCTCCTGACGTTCGTCTGGCCCCTGTGGCACTACCGCTTCGAGGCGCCGCAGTACCCCGAGGGCCTGGCCATGCAGATCTGGACCTCGCGGCTCACGGGGCGCGTTGACCTCATCAACCAGCTCAACCACTACGTGGGCTTCATGCAGCTCGACGCCGCGGAGTTCTGGGAGCTGCGCGTGCTGCCCGTCGCCGTGGTGGTCGTGTCGGCCGCCGGTCTGCTGGTCGCCGCCCGCGGGCTCCGGCGCTGGCTCACGGCCTGGCTCGTCGGCTACGGCGCCTTCGCCGTGGCCGGCATGGCCGACTTCTTCCGCTGGCTGTGGCGGTTCGGGCACACCATAGACCCGCGCGCCGCCATCACCATGGAGGGCTACACGCCCCCGATGCTCGGCACCAGTCAGTTCATGAACTTCTACATCACGGCCTGGCCGGGCTGGGGCGCCGTCGCGCTGGCCGGCGGCTTCGTGCTGGGCGCCCTCGTGCTCGCCGGCGTCTGGTTCCTCTCGCGGCGGCGCGTGAGGGCGCTGAGGC
Encoded here:
- a CDS encoding nitrous oxide reductase accessory protein NosL, which encodes MRPREGRLSRLARGLVAVAALLPLLTFVWPLWHYRFEAPQYPEGLAMQIWTSRLTGRVDLINQLNHYVGFMQLDAAEFWELRVLPVAVVVVSAAGLLVAARGLRRWLTAWLVGYGAFAVAGMADFFRWLWRFGHTIDPRAAITMEGYTPPMLGTSQFMNFYITAWPGWGAVALAGGFVLGALVLAGVWFLSRRRVRALRPVATAAALLALLALAACSAPKPVPIVVGEDLCAFCGMQVSDPRYPAQVVTRTGKAYKFDSLECMLSFLHEGHVAARDVHSLWVTDFARPGRLLRAEEARYLRSGALRSPMGLNVAAFRTLGELEDVRAEVGGVEVRYADLEALVVQSGLLERVTDEGGHGHAPLGDGSPDEAYAAPAGALAASPAAP